One window of Tenacibaculum maritimum NCIMB 2154 genomic DNA carries:
- a CDS encoding S28 family serine protease: MNCIKHLWIVILLGIISCKNSPKKETLKSFKEQLTILFPKASIDSIAAKDHFTEAYQVVLEEKLNPKDASAGTFKHYMYVSHANYEQPTVLITDGYSSSNRTTELSKLLKGNQVIVEYRMYGKSRPDSIPWQYLTNDNAIEDYHGIVTKLKTLYKGKWLSSGISKGGETTLIYKAKYPKDVDVAVPYVAPLINGVEDVRTNDLIDTIGTEACRKAIKKVQRNALKQRKEVLNEMQAFAKKNKMHFTEVNIEEALEYAVLELPFSFWQWNAQCENIPGEKATAKELFEYINAIVGVDFYSDNGYKRYLPSFYQHMKELGYYGFDITPVKDLLKIVKNTSNSRFAPKGVDLTYNPEYIKEVRNYIENQGNQILYIYGEYDPWGACAPTPKPTVDALKMVLKEGHHGTRIASFSKENQQKIYAKLQDWLGEGVKIYPLK; the protein is encoded by the coding sequence ATGAATTGTATTAAACATTTGTGGATTGTAATCTTACTCGGAATAATTTCGTGTAAAAATTCCCCTAAAAAAGAAACTTTAAAGAGTTTTAAAGAACAGCTAACCATATTGTTTCCAAAAGCTAGTATTGACTCTATAGCAGCAAAAGATCATTTTACAGAAGCATATCAAGTAGTCCTTGAAGAAAAATTAAATCCTAAAGATGCATCGGCAGGAACATTTAAACATTATATGTATGTTTCTCATGCTAATTATGAGCAACCTACTGTATTGATTACTGATGGATACTCATCAAGTAATAGAACAACTGAATTGAGTAAACTATTAAAAGGAAATCAAGTTATTGTAGAATACCGTATGTATGGGAAATCACGACCTGATAGCATTCCTTGGCAATATTTAACGAATGACAATGCTATAGAAGATTATCACGGAATAGTAACCAAATTAAAAACATTATACAAAGGAAAATGGTTGTCATCTGGAATTAGTAAGGGAGGAGAAACTACATTAATTTACAAAGCAAAATACCCTAAAGATGTAGATGTGGCAGTGCCTTATGTGGCTCCATTGATTAATGGAGTGGAAGATGTACGAACAAATGATTTAATTGATACAATAGGAACTGAAGCTTGTAGGAAAGCAATTAAAAAAGTACAGCGAAATGCATTGAAGCAACGAAAAGAAGTACTAAATGAAATGCAAGCATTTGCTAAAAAAAATAAGATGCATTTTACAGAAGTTAATATAGAGGAAGCGCTGGAGTATGCAGTACTTGAGTTGCCTTTCTCATTTTGGCAGTGGAATGCTCAATGTGAAAATATCCCTGGAGAAAAAGCAACGGCAAAAGAACTATTTGAATATATAAATGCTATTGTAGGAGTTGATTTTTATAGTGATAATGGTTACAAACGATATTTGCCATCTTTTTACCAACATATGAAAGAATTAGGGTATTATGGATTCGATATTACTCCGGTAAAAGACTTGCTAAAAATTGTAAAAAATACTTCTAATAGCCGTTTTGCTCCTAAAGGAGTTGATTTAACATACAATCCTGAATATATAAAAGAAGTTAGAAATTACATAGAGAATCAAGGAAACCAAATTCTTTATATCTATGGAGAATATGATCCATGGGGAGCTTGTGCTCCAACTCCAAAACCAACAGTAGATGCCTTAAAGATGGTATTAAAAGAAGGGCATCATGGAACAAGAATAGCGTCTTTTTCAAAAGAAAATCAACAAAAAATATATGCAAAATTGCAAGATTGGTTAGGAGAAGGAGTAAAAATATATCCATTAAAATAA
- a CDS encoding M24 family metallopeptidase, producing MIGIGGATIAEELNKIKANKNAVQPIQKEEFKERIQKAARLMKAQEVQAMYVHAGTNLFYFTGTRWNPSERMVGAVLFPDGKVVYIAPAFEKGTILDFMLIEGAVSCWEEHESPYEAFITVLHQNNVRSGEIMVDETTPFFVIDGINKVQNTYALINAKPITAACRMVKSKNEIAIIQAAMDITMEVQKAAARILRVGISTKEVVDFIDEAHKRHGIPSGSYFCIVLFGVDSSFPHGVKSPKNLEENEVVLIDTGCVLHHYISDITRTYVFGEASEEQRTIWNIEKEVQQAAFDAAQLGNTAADVDAAARKVLVKHGLGPDYKLPGLPHRTGHGIGLDIHEYPYMVKNDETTLEVGMCFSNEPMICMPNKFGIRHEDHIYITSEGPRWFTSPAYSIEAPFGRE from the coding sequence ATGATAGGAATTGGAGGCGCAACCATAGCGGAAGAATTAAATAAAATTAAAGCAAATAAGAATGCTGTTCAACCCATTCAAAAAGAGGAGTTTAAAGAGCGGATACAGAAAGCTGCTCGTTTGATGAAGGCACAAGAAGTACAAGCTATGTATGTGCATGCGGGTACTAACTTATTTTATTTTACAGGAACTAGGTGGAATCCGAGTGAACGTATGGTAGGGGCTGTTTTATTTCCAGACGGAAAGGTGGTGTACATAGCTCCAGCATTTGAAAAAGGAACCATATTGGATTTTATGCTTATAGAAGGAGCCGTTTCTTGTTGGGAAGAACATGAAAGTCCCTATGAAGCTTTTATTACAGTTTTACATCAAAACAATGTGAGATCGGGAGAAATAATGGTAGATGAAACCACACCTTTTTTTGTTATTGATGGAATAAATAAGGTACAAAATACTTATGCTTTAATCAATGCTAAGCCAATTACGGCAGCATGTAGAATGGTGAAGTCAAAAAATGAAATAGCCATTATTCAAGCGGCAATGGATATTACGATGGAGGTACAAAAAGCAGCTGCAAGAATATTGAGGGTAGGTATCAGTACTAAAGAGGTAGTTGATTTTATTGATGAAGCTCATAAAAGACATGGGATTCCATCAGGCTCTTATTTCTGTATCGTATTATTTGGAGTAGATTCTTCTTTTCCACATGGTGTAAAATCGCCTAAAAACCTAGAAGAAAATGAAGTAGTATTAATTGATACAGGTTGTGTACTACATCATTATATTTCAGATATCACAAGAACCTATGTGTTTGGAGAGGCTAGCGAAGAGCAGCGTACTATTTGGAATATTGAAAAAGAAGTACAGCAAGCAGCTTTTGATGCCGCTCAATTAGGGAATACTGCTGCTGATGTAGATGCTGCTGCCAGAAAAGTATTAGTAAAACATGGGTTAGGGCCTGATTACAAATTACCAGGATTGCCACATAGAACGGGGCATGGAATAGGTTTAGATATTCATGAGTATCCATACATGGTTAAAAATGACGAAACAACTTTAGAGGTAGGGATGTGCTTTAGTAATGAGCCTATGATTTGTATGCCCAATAAGTTTGGAATCCGTCATGAAGATCATATTTACATAACTTCCGAAGGGCCAAGGTGGTTTACATCCCCTGCGTACTCTATCGAGGCTCCTTTTGGAAGAGAATAG
- the rho gene encoding transcription termination factor Rho — protein MFEISELKAKTLVELQGIAKKIGLTKTSQLKKLDLVYQILDTQAVAPAPVVEEKKAEKPKRKRVAKKATAKKTTSTENTEETQTALPLEEKETPPQKATPAKKAPVAKKVTKETSKEEKTPEAKKATPKKQEGKPQEQKKQEGKKEEGKPTGNNKQRNQQQQQQHKNKNRDKNNRNHNKSGNRYRDPDFEFDGIIDSEGVLEMMPDGYGFLRSSDYNYLSSPDDIYVSQSQIKLFGLKTGDTVRGNVRPPKEGEKYFPLIRVSKINGLSPNIVRDRVSFEHLTPLFPNEKFNLAEKGSSLSTRIIDLFSPLGKGQRGMIVAQPKTGKTMLLKDVANAIAKNHPEVYQIVLLIDERPEEVTDMQRSVRGEVVASTFDEPAEKHVRVANIVLEKAKRLVECGHDVVILLDSITRLARAYNTVAPASGKILSGGIDANALHKPKRFFGAARNIEGGGSLTIIATALTETGSKMDEVIFEEFKGTGNMELQLERNIANRRIYPAIDLIKSSTRRDDLLLDPKTVQRMWVLRKYLADMNPIEAMEFINDRIKFSKNNDEFLISMNG, from the coding sequence ATGTTCGAAATTTCTGAACTAAAAGCAAAAACACTTGTAGAACTACAAGGAATCGCTAAAAAAATAGGATTAACTAAAACTAGTCAATTAAAAAAGCTAGATTTAGTTTATCAAATTTTAGATACTCAAGCCGTTGCACCTGCACCTGTCGTAGAGGAAAAGAAAGCGGAAAAGCCTAAAAGAAAAAGAGTTGCAAAAAAAGCAACTGCTAAAAAAACTACTTCTACTGAAAATACAGAAGAAACTCAAACAGCACTTCCTTTAGAAGAAAAGGAGACGCCTCCTCAAAAAGCGACTCCTGCTAAAAAAGCTCCTGTAGCTAAAAAAGTTACTAAAGAAACTAGTAAAGAAGAAAAAACTCCAGAAGCTAAAAAAGCTACACCTAAAAAGCAAGAAGGGAAGCCACAAGAACAAAAGAAACAAGAAGGGAAAAAAGAAGAGGGAAAACCTACTGGTAATAATAAGCAGCGCAATCAACAGCAACAGCAACAACATAAAAATAAAAACAGAGATAAAAATAACAGGAACCATAATAAAAGTGGCAATCGTTACCGCGATCCTGATTTTGAATTCGATGGCATTATAGATAGTGAAGGTGTTTTAGAAATGATGCCTGACGGGTATGGTTTTTTACGTTCCTCTGACTATAATTATTTGTCGTCTCCTGACGATATTTATGTTTCACAGTCTCAAATCAAATTATTTGGATTAAAAACAGGAGATACCGTTAGAGGAAATGTGAGACCTCCTAAAGAAGGCGAAAAATATTTTCCATTAATCCGTGTATCAAAAATTAATGGACTTAGCCCTAATATTGTTAGAGATCGTGTTTCTTTTGAACACTTAACGCCTCTTTTTCCTAATGAAAAATTTAATTTAGCAGAAAAGGGGAGTTCGCTTTCTACGAGAATTATCGATTTGTTTTCTCCTTTAGGAAAAGGGCAACGTGGAATGATTGTAGCCCAACCTAAAACGGGTAAAACAATGCTATTGAAAGACGTTGCTAATGCCATCGCTAAAAACCATCCTGAAGTATATCAAATTGTATTATTAATTGATGAACGTCCTGAGGAAGTTACTGATATGCAACGCAGTGTTCGTGGTGAAGTAGTAGCTTCTACTTTTGATGAGCCTGCAGAAAAACATGTGCGTGTGGCCAATATTGTATTGGAAAAAGCAAAACGTTTAGTAGAATGTGGGCATGATGTAGTCATTCTTTTAGATTCCATTACCCGTTTAGCAAGAGCATATAACACCGTTGCTCCTGCCTCTGGAAAAATTTTATCAGGAGGTATTGATGCCAACGCATTACACAAACCTAAACGATTTTTTGGAGCAGCTCGTAATATAGAAGGAGGTGGCTCTTTAACCATTATTGCAACTGCTCTAACAGAAACTGGCTCTAAAATGGATGAGGTAATCTTTGAAGAGTTCAAAGGTACTGGTAATATGGAACTACAATTAGAGCGTAATATTGCCAATCGTAGAATTTACCCTGCTATTGATTTGATTAAGTCAAGTACGCGTCGTGATGATTTACTATTAGATCCGAAAACAGTGCAACGTATGTGGGTATTGCGTAAATACTTAGCTGACATGAACCCTATTGAAGCAATGGAATTTATTAATGATCGAATTAAATTTTCTAAAAATAACGATGAGTTTTTAATTTCTATGAACGGATAA
- a CDS encoding DUF4293 domain-containing protein encodes MIQRIQSIYLLAAALISGGLISIVSLWTNSKTEVYASNLLASTSLVEKCIPVLFFISALIALTTLFLFKNRKLQFVLNRCNMLINLFLLGVLIYVSLILPGETSVFKKGIGMFLPIIVILLLVLANKAIKKDEDLVKSVDRLR; translated from the coding sequence ATGATTCAAAGAATACAATCTATTTACTTATTAGCAGCGGCATTAATCTCAGGAGGATTAATCTCCATAGTTAGTTTATGGACTAATTCAAAAACAGAAGTATATGCGTCAAATTTGTTAGCAAGTACTAGTTTAGTAGAAAAATGTATTCCTGTATTATTTTTTATATCGGCTTTAATAGCACTTACCACTTTATTTTTGTTTAAAAATAGAAAACTACAATTTGTATTAAACCGATGCAATATGTTGATCAACCTTTTTTTATTAGGAGTATTGATTTATGTATCACTAATCTTACCTGGAGAAACTTCGGTTTTTAAGAAAGGTATTGGGATGTTCTTACCTATTATTGTTATTTTGCTTTTAGTTTTAGCAAACAAAGCCATTAAAAAGGATGAAGATCTTGTAAAATCTGTTGATAGATTACGATAG
- a CDS encoding response regulator, with product MKQKIKVHIADDHKILIEGIIALLNTDDEIEVEGYSLTGREVVEWSSSNKVDVLILDINMPEMDGIDVLRTFKTRNTEQKTIILSSLSDTKLVQEMVELGADGFLEKSCASEHIIKAIKSVHLGVQYFSDDIKNNLLNLYITKKSDGTKEDSNLERIKSLTEREMEVLKLVAAEKNSTEIADILNVSSRTVETYRRSLLKKLNVRNAVGLAMYAVKNNII from the coding sequence ATGAAACAGAAGATAAAAGTTCATATAGCAGATGACCACAAGATTTTAATCGAAGGCATCATAGCGTTGTTAAATACTGACGACGAGATTGAGGTGGAAGGATATTCGCTAACAGGAAGAGAGGTTGTTGAATGGTCCAGCTCAAATAAAGTTGATGTGTTGATTTTAGATATTAATATGCCAGAAATGGATGGAATTGATGTTTTAAGAACATTTAAAACCAGAAATACAGAGCAAAAAACCATTATACTATCTAGTTTGAGTGATACAAAGTTAGTACAAGAAATGGTTGAGTTAGGAGCTGACGGATTCTTAGAAAAGAGTTGTGCTAGCGAGCATATTATAAAAGCAATAAAATCAGTCCATCTCGGAGTTCAGTATTTTAGTGATGATATAAAAAATAATTTATTGAATTTATACATTACTAAAAAATCAGACGGAACGAAAGAAGATTCTAATTTAGAAAGAATAAAATCTCTTACGGAAAGAGAGATGGAAGTCTTAAAATTAGTAGCAGCAGAAAAAAATTCTACAGAAATTGCAGATATTTTAAATGTGAGTAGTAGAACAGTTGAAACGTACCGTAGGAGTTTATTAAAGAAATTAAATGTTAGAAATGCAGTAGGTTTAGCAATGTACGCAGTAAAAAATAATATAATATAA
- a CDS encoding ATP-binding protein: MINLKRLMNRLLLLCFIFKALSLYSYQIKGGVVLRTAPPFMQKDSLLYEEYNKLDKLEREGHEKEALKVGLVLVDRAINKKDYFLAARSNFIVGKIFSKARDYDKSIESYRKSLELISSMIDYGDFTKRNAELIYFRKQSYLKIGTQYFKMHLSLKVKRYKDSFLRYNKLVVDSDTFENKELLNLKAKAYSNLAGVFAQDSLYSMAEKYANEAIKIHRRQNDKLSEAAALSNLANIFIYQKHYKKAKRLYSRGLKLIENRKSIQAIEFKESLYENLGYAMYMLKDYKAYEIQDLSYEIKDSLRDIDVRRMIEEVNAEYNVDNVRQAEELKRIKIESEKEASQKNTWLVGAMGLITALLLLYIANYYKLRQQKLSLELSNTEFMQREKLDKLKAESQLKMLNATLDGKEEERKEIAETLHDNVSALLSSANLHLQASQKQFNGNTPVEIEKTQKIILEASQKVRDLSHTLVSSILLKFGLAYAIKDMANKYTNSMLSIHVDFNTINRYTQKLEIKIYNIIQELVNNIIKHSKASNACVLLKESGETLHITIRDNGCGFDASAYNTDDIGHVKSGIGLNQIRARVQIMKGTFKINSKLGKGTEMVIILPIKFRESFTRA; encoded by the coding sequence ATGATTAATTTAAAGCGATTAATGAATAGATTATTGTTGTTATGCTTTATCTTTAAAGCATTATCATTATATAGTTACCAAATAAAAGGAGGAGTTGTTCTGAGAACAGCTCCTCCTTTTATGCAAAAAGACTCTTTATTATATGAAGAGTATAACAAATTAGATAAATTAGAAAGAGAAGGTCATGAAAAAGAAGCGTTGAAAGTTGGATTAGTATTAGTAGATCGGGCGATAAATAAAAAAGATTATTTTCTAGCAGCGAGATCAAATTTTATTGTAGGAAAAATTTTTAGCAAAGCTAGAGATTATGATAAGTCAATTGAAAGCTACAGAAAGAGTTTAGAGCTAATATCTAGTATGATAGATTATGGAGATTTTACAAAAAGAAATGCAGAGTTAATTTATTTTAGAAAGCAGAGCTACCTTAAAATTGGTACTCAATATTTTAAAATGCACTTGAGTTTAAAGGTTAAGAGATATAAGGATAGTTTTTTAAGGTATAATAAATTAGTTGTAGATAGCGATACATTTGAAAATAAGGAATTACTGAATTTAAAAGCGAAGGCTTATAGTAATTTAGCAGGAGTTTTTGCGCAAGATTCTTTGTATTCGATGGCAGAAAAATATGCTAATGAGGCGATAAAAATTCACCGTAGGCAAAATGATAAATTATCTGAAGCCGCTGCCTTAAGTAATTTAGCCAATATTTTTATTTATCAGAAACACTATAAGAAAGCAAAACGACTTTATAGTAGGGGTCTTAAATTAATAGAAAATAGAAAATCAATTCAAGCTATTGAGTTTAAAGAAAGTTTATATGAAAATTTAGGCTATGCCATGTATATGTTAAAAGATTATAAGGCTTATGAGATACAAGATTTGTCATATGAAATAAAAGATAGTTTAAGGGATATAGATGTTAGAAGAATGATAGAAGAGGTAAATGCAGAATATAATGTAGATAATGTTAGGCAAGCGGAAGAGCTAAAGCGAATTAAAATTGAAAGTGAGAAAGAAGCTTCACAGAAAAATACTTGGCTTGTTGGAGCAATGGGGCTTATTACGGCTTTATTATTATTGTATATAGCAAATTATTATAAATTGCGTCAACAAAAATTGAGTTTAGAATTGTCTAATACTGAGTTTATGCAAAGGGAAAAGTTAGATAAGCTAAAAGCAGAATCTCAGTTAAAAATGCTTAACGCTACCTTAGATGGAAAAGAAGAAGAACGAAAAGAAATCGCTGAAACTTTGCATGATAATGTGAGTGCTTTACTATCATCTGCAAATTTACATTTGCAAGCAAGCCAAAAGCAATTTAACGGAAATACTCCTGTGGAAATAGAAAAAACGCAAAAAATAATCTTAGAAGCTTCTCAAAAGGTAAGAGACCTGTCACATACATTAGTGTCTTCTATTTTATTAAAATTTGGTTTGGCATATGCCATAAAAGATATGGCTAATAAATACACGAATTCAATGCTTAGTATTCATGTTGATTTTAATACGATCAATAGATATACCCAAAAATTAGAAATTAAAATATATAATATTATCCAAGAGTTGGTAAATAACATTATTAAGCATAGTAAGGCTTCTAATGCTTGTGTTCTTTTAAAGGAATCAGGAGAAACCCTACATATAACTATCAGAGATAATGGATGTGGTTTTGATGCTAGTGCTTATAATACGGATGATATTGGGCATGTTAAAAGTGGAATAGGATTGAATCAAATAAGAGCAAGGGTTCAAATAATGAAGGGAACTTTTAAGATTAATTCCAAATTAGGTAAAGGAACTGAAATGGTAATTATATTGCCTATTAAATTTAGAGAAAGCTTTACCCGCGCGTAG
- a CDS encoding metallophosphoesterase family protein → MKKILLLSDTHSFIDAQILKFVKQADEVWHAGDIGNLEVTDAIKALKPLRAVYGNIDDANARTEFPLDNKFSIEGVNVWMTHIGGYPNKYNQRIKASLYKTPPTIFISGHSHILKVQFDKKLNLLHLNPGAAGKHGFHKIRTMLRFELDNGNIKNMEVIELATRG, encoded by the coding sequence GTGAAAAAAATTTTATTACTTTCAGATACGCATAGTTTTATAGACGCTCAAATTTTAAAATTTGTTAAACAAGCAGATGAAGTTTGGCATGCTGGTGATATTGGTAATTTAGAGGTTACTGATGCTATTAAAGCGCTCAAACCTTTACGTGCCGTTTATGGTAATATTGATGATGCAAATGCTCGTACTGAGTTTCCTTTAGACAATAAGTTTTCTATTGAAGGCGTCAATGTATGGATGACTCATATTGGCGGATATCCTAATAAATACAACCAACGTATTAAAGCTTCTTTATATAAAACTCCTCCTACAATTTTTATTTCAGGGCACTCTCATATCTTAAAGGTTCAATTTGACAAAAAATTGAATTTATTACATTTGAATCCAGGAGCTGCTGGGAAACATGGCTTTCATAAAATACGTACCATGCTTCGTTTTGAACTTGACAACGGCAATATTAAAAACATGGAAGTTATTGAGCTAGCTACGCGCGGGTAA
- the truA gene encoding tRNA pseudouridine(38-40) synthase TruA has protein sequence MRYFIELSYKGKHYHGWQIQPDANSVQEELNKALSKITRKQISVVGAGRTDAGVHASQMFAHFDIDIELKGDYVHKLNSLLPDDIVVYEIVLVNDEAHVRFDAISRSYEYKIWLGRNPFLLDTTWQIHSQKLNIQLMNKASAILLEYVDFQCFSKVKTEVHTFNCTVTNAVWRQEGAALTFYITANRFLRNMVRAIVGTLVDVGLGKTTVHEFRKIIESKNRSNAGLSVPAKGLFLTEVKY, from the coding sequence TTGAGATACTTCATAGAACTTTCATACAAAGGGAAACATTATCATGGTTGGCAAATACAACCGGATGCAAATTCCGTACAAGAAGAATTAAATAAAGCATTAAGTAAAATAACGCGCAAGCAAATAAGTGTGGTTGGAGCAGGTAGAACAGATGCTGGAGTACATGCTTCGCAAATGTTTGCCCATTTTGATATTGATATTGAACTAAAAGGCGATTATGTACATAAATTAAATTCTTTGTTACCTGATGATATTGTAGTGTATGAAATTGTTTTAGTAAACGACGAAGCACATGTCCGTTTTGATGCTATAAGCAGAAGTTATGAATATAAAATATGGTTAGGGAGAAATCCTTTTTTATTAGATACTACTTGGCAAATTCATTCACAAAAGCTGAATATTCAGTTAATGAATAAAGCTTCGGCTATATTGCTAGAGTATGTAGATTTTCAGTGCTTTTCAAAAGTAAAAACAGAGGTACATACTTTTAATTGTACGGTTACCAATGCGGTATGGAGGCAAGAAGGAGCGGCATTAACCTTTTATATTACAGCAAACCGATTTTTAAGAAATATGGTTCGTGCTATAGTAGGAACCTTAGTAGATGTAGGCTTGGGAAAAACGACAGTACATGAATTTAGAAAAATCATTGAAAGTAAGAATAGAAGCAATGCAGGGTTATCAGTACCAGCAAAAGGATTATTTTTAACAGAAGTAAAATATTAA
- a CDS encoding ABC transporter ATP-binding protein, which yields MSFAKLYKLQFFIAIISTILLAIAAAARPTIIIKTVNDFTVHKNSESLLFYVMLMLGILLIEVLLQFTFIYFANWVGQHIIKDIRLKIFHHILQFKMAYFDKNSVGKLVTRVVSDIETIAAFFSQGLFMIVSDLLKMLVIVIIMFVINWKLALIVLAVLPILIYATKLFQIAIKKTFQDVRTQVANLNGFVQERVTGMKIVQLFNREKIEYASFVAINEKHKQAHVKTVWYYSIFFPIAEILSSIAIGLLVWYGGFQAIGNEAITVGAIIGFIKMAQMLFRPLRQIADKFNQLQMGIVAGERIFNVMDTESSIAKNGTITVEKLKGIIEFKDVHFSYIQGEPVLKGISFKVKKGETVAIVGATGAGKSTIINLINRFYEIDSGEICVDNIAVTAYDIVTLRNQVAVVLQDVFLFSDTILNNITLKNEHISLEEVQKAAKQIGIHDFIMSLPNGYQYNVKERGAMLSSGQRQLIAFLRAYVSKPSILILDEATSSVDNHSEQMIQYATDKVTKGRTSIIIAHRLATIKKADKIIVMDKGFIVEEGTHQELLLKEEGHYKNLYEKQFNAEVQ from the coding sequence ATGAGCTTTGCAAAATTGTATAAATTACAGTTTTTTATAGCAATTATATCAACAATATTACTAGCTATTGCAGCCGCAGCAAGGCCAACGATTATAATTAAAACAGTAAATGATTTTACAGTGCATAAGAATTCAGAGAGTTTGCTGTTTTATGTGATGTTAATGCTAGGAATACTTTTAATTGAAGTATTGCTACAGTTTACCTTTATTTACTTTGCAAATTGGGTAGGGCAACATATAATAAAAGATATACGGCTCAAAATTTTTCATCATATCTTACAATTTAAAATGGCTTATTTTGACAAAAACTCTGTAGGAAAGTTAGTAACTAGAGTAGTGTCTGATATAGAAACAATTGCAGCCTTTTTTAGTCAAGGGCTATTTATGATTGTAAGCGATTTATTAAAAATGCTAGTAATTGTAATAATCATGTTTGTAATTAATTGGAAATTAGCATTGATTGTATTAGCAGTATTACCTATTTTGATTTATGCTACCAAACTATTTCAAATTGCTATCAAAAAAACATTTCAAGATGTAAGAACTCAAGTAGCTAATTTGAATGGTTTTGTACAAGAACGCGTTACAGGAATGAAAATAGTACAGCTATTTAATCGTGAAAAAATAGAGTATGCTAGTTTTGTAGCAATTAATGAAAAACATAAGCAAGCCCATGTAAAAACAGTTTGGTATTATTCTATATTTTTTCCAATTGCAGAAATCTTATCATCTATAGCTATTGGCTTACTGGTTTGGTATGGAGGTTTTCAAGCAATAGGGAATGAGGCTATCACTGTAGGAGCTATCATTGGGTTTATAAAAATGGCACAGATGTTATTTCGACCATTGCGACAAATTGCAGATAAATTCAATCAGCTTCAAATGGGTATTGTTGCAGGGGAGCGAATTTTCAATGTAATGGATACAGAAAGCAGCATAGCAAAAAACGGAACAATTACAGTAGAAAAGTTAAAAGGAATTATTGAATTTAAAGACGTTCATTTTAGTTATATACAAGGAGAGCCTGTTTTAAAAGGAATTTCATTTAAGGTGAAAAAAGGAGAAACAGTAGCTATTGTAGGAGCAACAGGAGCAGGTAAATCAACCATTATTAATTTGATAAATAGGTTTTATGAAATTGATAGTGGAGAAATATGTGTAGATAATATAGCAGTAACGGCATATGATATTGTAACTTTAAGAAACCAAGTAGCTGTAGTATTACAAGATGTGTTTTTATTTTCAGATACTATTTTGAATAATATTACCCTTAAGAATGAACATATATCTTTAGAAGAGGTTCAAAAGGCAGCTAAGCAAATAGGAATACATGACTTTATTATGAGTTTACCTAATGGATATCAATACAATGTAAAAGAACGAGGGGCAATGCTTTCATCAGGGCAACGTCAATTAATAGCTTTTTTAAGAGCTTATGTCAGTAAACCAAGTATTTTAATTTTAGATGAAGCAACATCTTCAGTAGATAATCATTCAGAACAAATGATACAATATGCTACAGATAAGGTTACAAAAGGCAGAACTTCTATCATAATAGCTCATAGATTGGCTACTATAAAAAAAGCCGATAAAATTATTGTGATGGACAAAGGATTTATTGTAGAAGAAGGAACGCATCAAGAATTATTATTAAAAGAAGAAGGGCATTATAAAAATTTATACGAAAAACAGTTTAATGCAGAAGTGCAGTAA